A genomic region of Dickeya solani IPO 2222 contains the following coding sequences:
- a CDS encoding condensation domain-containing protein yields MSSLNSLSASSEHVVKAAAAGEAVPLVYAQHCFWFVAMTLGDTANNQSALLIEGDLQPELLEKALNCLIHRHSSLRMAFSQWTPVQQCRAFHGFDLSVLKLDGCGEEARRRRISDISARFMAQPFVLDKPPHLRAQLFQLQSQRYLLLLCMPHIIADGGAFHLFEQQLWQVYSALNAGRTPRDDQDATPIEHWAAQERLQSDEALQAELAFWRQHLAGYRYAHFPLSLINQQELIDHQCDIPLADSDMERLKQLARQHRMSVQMVLLAVIGQVVHQLSGESRFALNSVLEGRNQPGSETLMAPQLRAMPVPMDFSQQPDLASLLEQVRQNVLQAYEHMHSWSLPIGILARRRWSHSPRLLVTGIEWLSRLYCGIARKARLYPRFLADFLFMEPKPPRWWWARDPAWRAKGVADPLININVLQDAFKTDAPQAQSATLAISHCRESDYFIDADIATRWESDTINIYITRGADRQLKLHITCCCFNQDGMDRFLQLLRQQLSSLG; encoded by the coding sequence ATGAGCAGCCTGAATTCGCTTTCGGCATCATCGGAGCATGTCGTGAAGGCGGCGGCCGCAGGGGAGGCGGTGCCGCTGGTGTATGCCCAGCACTGTTTCTGGTTTGTGGCGATGACGCTGGGGGATACCGCCAACAATCAGTCCGCTCTGTTGATTGAAGGCGATTTGCAGCCGGAACTGCTGGAAAAAGCGTTGAACTGCCTGATCCACCGGCACAGCAGTTTGCGCATGGCCTTCAGCCAGTGGACGCCGGTGCAGCAATGCCGGGCGTTCCACGGTTTTGACCTCTCGGTGCTTAAGCTGGATGGGTGCGGCGAAGAGGCGCGCCGCCGGCGTATTTCAGACATTTCGGCAAGGTTTATGGCGCAGCCGTTCGTGCTGGACAAGCCGCCCCATCTGCGGGCGCAATTGTTCCAGCTGCAATCGCAACGCTACCTGCTGCTGTTGTGTATGCCGCACATCATTGCCGATGGCGGCGCCTTTCACCTGTTCGAGCAGCAATTGTGGCAGGTTTACTCGGCGCTGAACGCTGGCCGCACCCCGCGTGACGATCAGGACGCGACGCCGATTGAACACTGGGCGGCGCAGGAGCGTTTGCAAAGCGACGAGGCGTTGCAGGCCGAGCTGGCGTTCTGGCGCCAGCATCTGGCGGGCTATCGCTATGCCCACTTTCCGCTGTCGCTGATCAACCAGCAGGAGTTGATCGACCACCAGTGCGATATCCCGCTGGCAGACAGCGATATGGAGCGGCTAAAGCAACTGGCGCGCCAGCACCGTATGAGTGTGCAGATGGTGTTGCTGGCGGTGATCGGGCAGGTGGTGCATCAGTTGAGCGGCGAGTCGCGCTTTGCGCTCAATTCGGTGTTGGAAGGGCGCAATCAGCCGGGGTCCGAAACGCTGATGGCGCCGCAGCTGCGCGCCATGCCGGTGCCGATGGATTTCAGCCAGCAGCCGGATCTCGCCTCGTTGCTGGAGCAGGTGCGGCAGAATGTGCTGCAAGCCTATGAGCATATGCACTCGTGGAGCCTGCCGATTGGCATTCTGGCCCGCCGGCGCTGGTCGCACAGCCCCCGGCTGTTGGTGACAGGCATCGAATGGCTGAGCCGCCTTTATTGCGGCATCGCCCGCAAGGCCCGGCTTTATCCACGTTTTCTGGCGGATTTCCTGTTCATGGAACCCAAGCCGCCCCGCTGGTGGTGGGCGCGGGACCCGGCGTGGCGGGCCAAAGGCGTGGCCGATCCGCTGATCAACATCAACGTGTTGCAAGATGCCTTCAAGACCGACGCGCCGCAGGCGCAGTCGGCGACTCTGGCTATCAGCCACTGCCGGGAATCGGACTATTTTATCGACGCCGACATCGCGACCCGCTGGGAAAGCGACACCATCAATATCTACATTACCCGCGGGGCCGACCGGCAGTTAAAACTGCACATCACGTGCTGCTGTTTTAATCAGGACGGTATGGATCGTTTTTTACAGTTGCTCCGTCAACAGCTCTCTTCCCTTGGTTAA
- a CDS encoding ABC transporter ATP-binding protein, with amino-acid sequence MDMKQKEKVIEFDQVVKTYKDHQALKGVSLDVYRGEFLGLLGPNGAGKTTLVEILEGLKQPDSGKVRILGKSWSRDKDWLRHRLSGVLQETLFINKLKVEETLSLFASFYRCSRQRMKDVMEMVELTAKRKTYVEGLSGGERQRLALGVAILNEPEIMILDEPTTGLDPRIRHDTWDILRKLNKENNATMILTTHYMEEAEYLCDRICIMNQGEILTHGTMDELLRKHCVGEVIECRASHPERLQALHQHPKVLRYHYDATTQRITLLTFNATQFLGDLLTIANEARTDIIELVVRKKTLDDLFMTLAGRGFHE; translated from the coding sequence ATGGATATGAAACAGAAAGAGAAAGTGATCGAGTTTGATCAGGTGGTGAAAACCTACAAGGACCATCAGGCATTAAAGGGGGTGTCGCTGGATGTCTACCGCGGCGAGTTCCTCGGCCTGCTGGGGCCGAATGGCGCGGGCAAAACCACGCTGGTGGAAATTCTTGAGGGATTGAAACAGCCGGACAGCGGCAAGGTCAGGATACTGGGCAAGAGCTGGAGCAGGGACAAGGACTGGCTACGCCACCGCCTGAGCGGGGTGCTGCAGGAAACCCTGTTCATCAACAAGCTGAAGGTGGAGGAAACCCTGTCGCTGTTTGCCAGCTTTTACCGCTGCTCCCGTCAACGCATGAAAGACGTGATGGAGATGGTGGAGCTGACGGCAAAGCGTAAAACCTATGTCGAAGGGTTGTCCGGCGGCGAACGCCAGCGGCTGGCGCTGGGGGTGGCCATCCTCAACGAACCGGAAATCATGATTCTGGACGAACCGACCACCGGCCTGGACCCGCGTATTCGCCACGATACCTGGGATATTTTGCGCAAGCTGAACAAAGAGAATAACGCCACCATGATTCTGACCACGCATTACATGGAGGAAGCGGAATACCTGTGCGATCGCATTTGCATCATGAATCAGGGGGAAATCCTCACCCACGGCACTATGGATGAACTGCTCAGGAAACACTGCGTGGGCGAGGTGATTGAATGCCGGGCCTCGCATCCGGAGCGGCTGCAGGCGCTGCATCAGCACCCCAAGGTGCTGCGTTACCACTATGACGCCACCACGCAGCGCATCACTTTGCTGACTTTTAACGCCACCCAGTTTCTTGGCGACTTACTGACGATAGCGAACGAAGCGCGTACCGACATCATCGAACTGGTGGTGCGCAAAAAAACGCTGGATGACCTTTTTATGACGCTGGCAGGCCGGGGGTTCCATGAATAA
- a CDS encoding ABC transporter permease, which translates to MNNALFSLMLTQFRQYFREPQILFWSFGFPLLLVWLLGVSFSMQDIPERHIGILLPQDAGQQAQIRAWGQTLTEKPHEIASIANRSEVKRENTVKIKYTVNYYQDYNDIILALKRGDIQIIVETLTDQDQTQRRLYYLDPQNSEAMLTYYLLNESEQALGQAVAQNLSVLDTPGLRYIDFLVPGLLAMAIMETCLIAVGWALVEKRITRVTRQMCITPMNPSLFLLAHILSCFIINFIEILIIYWFAKIYFDVSIQGQFGAFLLLNLAGNLCFSGIAVLAASRAKKAQTANGLLEVIILVQVLVSGIFFSYKNFPGAAFIDLLPLTMLANMMRRVFIEGADVVAVLPAAAALSAIGLVSFLVGKRIFRWY; encoded by the coding sequence ATGAATAACGCATTGTTTTCGTTGATGCTGACGCAGTTCCGTCAATATTTCCGCGAACCCCAGATCCTGTTCTGGTCGTTCGGTTTTCCCCTGCTGCTGGTGTGGCTGCTGGGGGTGTCGTTCTCGATGCAGGATATCCCGGAACGGCATATCGGCATTCTGTTGCCGCAGGATGCCGGCCAGCAGGCGCAGATCCGTGCCTGGGGGCAGACGCTGACGGAAAAACCGCATGAAATCGCCTCGATCGCCAATCGTTCGGAGGTGAAGCGCGAGAACACGGTCAAAATCAAGTACACCGTCAATTACTATCAGGATTACAACGACATCATTCTGGCGCTCAAGCGCGGCGATATTCAGATTATCGTGGAAACGCTGACGGACCAGGATCAGACGCAACGCCGTCTGTACTATCTTGATCCGCAGAATAGTGAAGCGATGCTGACCTACTACCTGCTGAATGAATCGGAACAGGCGCTCGGTCAGGCGGTGGCGCAGAATCTGTCGGTGCTCGACACCCCCGGCCTGCGTTATATCGATTTTCTGGTGCCGGGATTACTGGCGATGGCCATCATGGAGACTTGCCTGATCGCCGTCGGCTGGGCGCTGGTGGAAAAACGCATCACGCGGGTGACGCGGCAGATGTGCATTACGCCGATGAACCCGTCCCTGTTCCTGCTGGCGCACATCCTATCCTGCTTCATTATCAATTTTATCGAGATCCTGATTATCTACTGGTTCGCCAAAATCTATTTCGATGTCAGCATTCAGGGGCAGTTTGGCGCGTTCCTGCTGCTGAATCTGGCCGGTAATCTCTGTTTCTCGGGCATTGCGGTGCTGGCGGCGTCGCGCGCCAAAAAAGCGCAGACGGCCAACGGCTTGCTGGAGGTGATCATTCTGGTGCAGGTGCTGGTGTCCGGTATTTTCTTCAGCTACAAGAATTTTCCCGGCGCCGCCTTTATCGACCTGCTGCCGCTGACCATGCTGGCGAACATGATGCGCCGGGTGTTTATCGAAGGCGCGGACGTGGTCGCCGTGCTGCCGGCCGCCGCCGCGCTGTCGGCGATTGGGCTGGTTAGTTTCCTGGTCGGCAAGCGTATTTTCCGCTGGTATTGA
- a CDS encoding alpha/beta hydrolase family protein → MDTFFRLPRWMPITCAIALTLLSFLLYQNYYKIREEKVIIPTPAQPLEAILAMPANMAPGQKPGVVIFIHGDGPIEATHGGFYRPMWEAIAKAGYASLSWNKPGIGGAPGNWLLQTMDDRANEVMAAIRWVQANPQLDGARIGLWGASQGGWVLPKVARLDPAVCFMIAVSPAINWLQQGQYNTLASMQDKQASAQTIEQAVSRNAVILRYLQQGKTLAQYQQDIAGNIDLTPDRWTFIQKNFQADATDDLKNIHTKALLMLGGKDINVDVNNTRDVYQSLLTRPGQLTVKYYPQSTHNMVDKSVETSLIKSWTLGLFFPRQIFTAGYLADQTRFIADTRCPQ, encoded by the coding sequence ATGGATACGTTTTTTCGTCTGCCACGCTGGATGCCGATTACCTGTGCCATCGCACTGACCTTGCTCAGTTTCCTGCTCTATCAGAACTATTACAAAATACGGGAAGAGAAAGTCATTATTCCCACCCCGGCGCAGCCGCTGGAGGCTATTCTGGCGATGCCGGCCAACATGGCTCCCGGCCAGAAACCGGGGGTGGTGATTTTCATCCACGGCGACGGGCCGATTGAAGCCACCCACGGCGGTTTCTATCGCCCGATGTGGGAAGCGATCGCCAAAGCCGGCTACGCCAGCCTATCGTGGAACAAACCCGGCATTGGCGGCGCACCCGGCAACTGGCTGCTGCAAACGATGGACGACCGCGCCAACGAGGTGATGGCCGCCATTCGCTGGGTACAAGCCAACCCGCAGCTGGACGGCGCGCGCATCGGCCTGTGGGGCGCCAGCCAGGGCGGCTGGGTACTGCCCAAAGTCGCGCGTCTCGACCCGGCGGTCTGCTTCATGATTGCCGTTTCCCCCGCCATCAACTGGCTGCAACAGGGGCAATACAACACCCTCGCCAGCATGCAGGACAAGCAGGCCTCCGCGCAGACGATTGAACAGGCGGTCTCGCGCAATGCGGTGATTCTGCGTTATTTACAGCAGGGAAAAACGCTGGCGCAATATCAGCAGGATATAGCGGGAAATATCGATTTAACGCCGGATCGCTGGACATTTATTCAGAAAAACTTTCAGGCCGACGCTACCGACGATCTGAAAAATATACATACCAAGGCATTATTAATGCTGGGTGGCAAAGATATTAACGTGGACGTCAATAATACCCGCGATGTCTATCAGTCGTTATTAACACGACCGGGACAGCTGACGGTAAAATATTACCCGCAGTCAACGCATAATATGGTCGATAAATCGGTAGAAACGTCGCTGATAAAATCCTGGACGCTGGGGCTGTTTTTCCCGCGCCAGATTTTTACCGCCGGTTACCTCGCCGACCAAACCCGTTTTATTGCCGACACCCGCTGCCCGCAATAA
- a CDS encoding efflux RND transporter permease subunit yields MPQFFIHRPVFAWVIALFIVLLGTIAIPQLPIARYPSVAPPTVSITASYPGATPQTMNDAVVGLIERELSSVKNLLYFESSVDTSGSAQISITFKPGTDPELAQVDVQNRIKSVEPRLPQTVRQNGLQVESASSGFLLLVSLTSDSGRFDQVALSDYLARNVIEELRRIDGVGRVQLFGAEQAMRVWVDPNKLLSYGLTMNDLSTAITQQNAQIAPGRVGDAPTLPGQRVTIPLTVQGQLETPEQFAAILLRAREDGSRVVLADVARVELGAQSYGFSVRENGKDATAAAVQLAPGANAVRTAAAIAQRMAELKSSMPAGMGYSLPFNTAPFVKISIEQVVRTLAEAMVLVFLVMYLFLQNVRYTLIPAIVAPIALLGTFTVMLAAGFSINVLTMFGMVLAIGIIVDDAIVVVENVERLMAQERLSPKAATTRAMKEITGAIIGITLVLSAVFIPMAFASGSVGVIYRQFTLSMAVSILFSAFLALTLTPALCATLLTPVADGHHEKRGFFGGFNRRFEQLTQHYAAGTRALLRRSGSMLLLFAALTGSLAWIFSELPSDFLPQEDQGYFMTSIQLPSDATEARTLDVVKTYEQHVASRPGIASNMSILGFGFSGSGPNAAMAFTTLKDWSARDGATAQGEVTQAQQAMSSIREGTAMTLMPPAIDELGTSSGFTLRLQDRAGQGYTALKAAETKLLTLAAQSHIVAGVYPDGLPPGSTVRLNIDRQKAEALGVSFSTLSETLSAAIGSLYVNDFPNAGRMQQVIIQADAPARMQLDDVLRLYVRNTAGGMVSLKEVVTPVWSDTPLQLTRYQGFLAARISGSAVPGVSSGAAMAEMERLAAQLPPGFTVAWTGQSLQERQSAAQAPMLLLLSMVVVFLVLAALYESWSIPLSVMLVVPLGLLGAVLAVILRDMPNDVFFKVGLITVIGLSAKNAILIVEFARQLREQGHELVDAAVTAARLRLRPILMTSLAFALGVVPLMVASGASAETQHAIGTGVFGGMVSATVLAVFFVPVFFVAVMSVQERYDRWRDARRAMKTPTAPDER; encoded by the coding sequence ATGCCGCAATTTTTTATCCATCGCCCGGTGTTTGCCTGGGTGATCGCCCTGTTCATCGTGCTGCTGGGAACCATCGCCATTCCCCAACTGCCGATCGCCCGTTACCCGTCGGTGGCGCCGCCGACGGTGAGCATCACCGCTTCTTACCCCGGCGCGACGCCGCAGACCATGAATGATGCGGTGGTCGGGCTGATCGAACGCGAGCTGTCCAGCGTCAAAAACCTGCTCTATTTCGAGTCGTCGGTGGACACCTCCGGCTCGGCGCAGATCAGCATCACCTTCAAACCGGGCACCGACCCGGAGCTGGCGCAGGTGGACGTGCAAAACCGCATCAAATCGGTCGAACCCCGGCTGCCGCAAACGGTCAGGCAAAACGGCCTGCAGGTGGAGTCCGCCTCATCGGGCTTTCTGCTGCTGGTCAGCCTGACCTCCGATAGCGGGCGTTTCGACCAGGTGGCGCTGAGCGACTACCTGGCGCGTAACGTGATCGAGGAGCTGCGCCGGATCGACGGCGTCGGCCGCGTTCAGCTCTTTGGCGCCGAACAGGCGATGCGCGTCTGGGTCGATCCGAACAAGCTGCTGTCCTACGGCCTGACCATGAACGACCTGTCGACCGCCATCACCCAGCAGAACGCGCAAATCGCCCCCGGCCGGGTCGGCGACGCGCCCACCCTACCGGGACAGCGGGTAACCATTCCGCTGACGGTACAAGGGCAGTTGGAAACCCCGGAGCAATTCGCCGCCATCTTACTACGCGCCCGGGAAGACGGCTCGCGGGTGGTGCTGGCCGACGTGGCGCGCGTCGAACTGGGCGCGCAGTCCTACGGTTTTTCCGTGCGTGAAAACGGCAAGGACGCCACCGCCGCCGCCGTTCAACTGGCGCCGGGCGCGAATGCGGTGCGCACCGCCGCCGCGATCGCGCAGCGTATGGCCGAGCTGAAATCGTCCATGCCCGCCGGGATGGGCTATTCGTTGCCGTTCAACACCGCGCCGTTCGTCAAAATCTCCATCGAGCAGGTGGTCAGGACGCTGGCCGAAGCGATGGTGCTGGTGTTTCTGGTGATGTACCTGTTTCTGCAAAATGTGCGTTATACCCTGATCCCGGCGATTGTCGCCCCCATCGCCCTGCTCGGCACCTTCACGGTGATGCTGGCGGCCGGTTTCTCCATCAACGTGCTGACGATGTTCGGCATGGTGCTGGCGATCGGCATCATCGTGGATGACGCCATCGTGGTGGTGGAAAACGTTGAGCGGTTGATGGCGCAGGAACGGCTGTCGCCCAAAGCGGCGACCACCCGAGCGATGAAGGAGATCACCGGCGCGATTATCGGCATCACGCTGGTGCTGTCGGCCGTGTTTATCCCGATGGCGTTCGCCAGCGGTTCAGTGGGGGTCATCTACCGGCAATTTACCCTGTCGATGGCGGTATCAATCCTGTTCTCGGCGTTTCTGGCGCTGACGCTGACCCCTGCGCTGTGTGCCACGCTGCTGACGCCGGTTGCCGACGGTCATCATGAGAAACGCGGCTTTTTCGGCGGCTTTAACCGCCGTTTCGAACAGTTGACGCAGCATTACGCCGCCGGCACCCGCGCGCTGCTGCGCCGTTCCGGCAGCATGTTGCTGCTGTTTGCCGCGCTGACCGGCTCGCTGGCGTGGATCTTCAGTGAATTGCCGTCCGACTTCCTGCCGCAAGAGGATCAGGGGTACTTCATGACGTCGATCCAACTGCCGTCTGACGCCACCGAAGCGCGCACGCTAGACGTGGTCAAAACCTACGAACAACACGTCGCCTCGCGCCCCGGCATCGCGTCCAATATGTCGATTCTCGGCTTCGGTTTCTCCGGCTCCGGTCCCAACGCGGCGATGGCGTTCACCACGCTGAAAGACTGGTCGGCCCGCGACGGCGCTACCGCGCAGGGCGAAGTAACGCAGGCTCAGCAGGCGATGTCGTCGATCCGCGAAGGCACCGCCATGACGCTGATGCCGCCCGCGATCGATGAGCTGGGCACCTCGTCCGGCTTTACCCTGCGCCTGCAAGACCGCGCCGGCCAGGGTTACACCGCGCTCAAGGCGGCGGAAACCAAACTGCTGACACTGGCGGCGCAGAGCCACATCGTCGCCGGCGTCTACCCGGACGGCCTGCCGCCCGGCAGCACGGTGCGGCTGAATATCGATCGCCAAAAGGCGGAAGCGCTCGGCGTATCGTTCAGCACCCTCAGCGAGACGCTGTCCGCCGCCATCGGCTCGCTGTACGTGAACGATTTCCCGAACGCCGGCCGCATGCAGCAGGTAATCATTCAGGCCGACGCGCCGGCGCGTATGCAGTTGGACGATGTGCTCCGGCTGTATGTGCGCAACACCGCGGGCGGCATGGTTTCGCTGAAAGAAGTGGTGACGCCGGTCTGGAGCGACACCCCGCTGCAACTGACGCGCTATCAGGGTTTCCTGGCGGCCAGAATCTCCGGCAGCGCCGTGCCCGGCGTCTCCAGCGGCGCGGCGATGGCGGAGATGGAACGGCTGGCGGCGCAGTTGCCGCCCGGCTTCACCGTGGCATGGACCGGGCAATCGCTGCAGGAACGGCAATCCGCCGCGCAGGCGCCGATGTTGCTGCTGCTGTCGATGGTGGTGGTGTTTCTGGTGCTGGCGGCGCTGTATGAAAGCTGGTCGATTCCGCTATCGGTTATGCTGGTGGTGCCGCTGGGGCTGCTCGGCGCGGTGCTGGCGGTGATCCTGCGCGATATGCCGAACGATGTGTTCTTCAAGGTGGGGCTGATTACCGTGATCGGGCTGTCGGCCAAGAACGCCATCCTGATCGTCGAGTTCGCCAGACAGCTGCGCGAACAAGGGCATGAACTGGTGGATGCCGCGGTAACGGCGGCGCGCCTGCGCCTGCGCCCAATCCTGATGACCTCGCTGGCGTTTGCGCTGGGGGTGGTGCCGCTGATGGTGGCGTCAGGCGCCAGCGCCGAAACCCAGCACGCCATCGGCACCGGCGTGTTCGGCGGGATGGTCAGCGCCACCGTACTGGCGGTGTTCTTCGTGCCGGTGTTCTTCGTGGCGGTTATGAGCGTGCAGGAGCGCTACGACCGCTGGCGTGACGCCCGCCGGGCAATGAAAACGCCGACGGCGCCGGACGAACGCTAA
- a CDS encoding efflux RND transporter periplasmic adaptor subunit, producing the protein MNTKKPYQYPAACILSALLLATPGQAEPNGATARLPVSLKQLCRHGVMLALVGMLLTGCNQTDTPVEPPPAQVTVLTATPAPITLTDDLPGRVAAVRTAEIRPQVGGIIQRRLFEQGAEIRAGQPLFQINPAPFKADVDTAGAALQRAQSVLNRAQIQVTRLKPLLSTGAISQQTYDDAIAQRDQAAADVAQTRATLARRQLDLTFATVESPIAGRIDQALITEGALVSTNDSNPLARVQQIDKVYVDVRQPASSLEQLRDMLSQRANGSDGVPAVILRGDGQSYPMPARILFSGVNVDAGTGDVLLRILVDNPQRQLLPGMFVRARIPLGHHDDALLVPQQAVTRSAGEAKIWVVDARNTAHAVTVELGELVNRQYRIRAGLSAGQQVVIEGGERLRDGAWVTTQNWKKVPSATDVVSR; encoded by the coding sequence ATGAACACCAAGAAACCGTATCAATACCCGGCCGCCTGTATTCTGTCGGCCCTGCTGCTGGCGACGCCCGGTCAGGCGGAGCCGAACGGCGCAACCGCCCGTCTACCCGTGTCACTTAAACAACTGTGCCGTCACGGCGTGATGCTGGCGCTGGTCGGCATGCTGCTGACCGGCTGCAACCAAACCGACACACCGGTCGAACCGCCGCCGGCGCAGGTCACCGTACTGACCGCTACGCCCGCGCCCATCACCCTGACCGACGATCTGCCCGGCAGAGTCGCCGCGGTGCGAACGGCGGAGATCCGCCCACAGGTCGGCGGCATCATCCAGCGCCGGCTGTTCGAACAGGGCGCCGAGATCCGTGCCGGACAACCGTTGTTCCAGATAAACCCGGCGCCGTTCAAGGCCGACGTCGATACCGCCGGCGCCGCGCTGCAACGCGCCCAGTCGGTGCTGAACCGGGCGCAAATTCAGGTCACCCGTCTCAAGCCGCTGCTCAGCACCGGCGCTATCAGCCAACAAACCTATGACGACGCGATAGCCCAGCGCGACCAGGCCGCCGCCGATGTGGCGCAGACACGCGCCACGCTGGCGCGCCGCCAACTTGACCTGACCTTCGCCACCGTCGAGTCTCCCATTGCCGGTCGTATCGATCAGGCGTTGATCACCGAAGGCGCGCTGGTCAGCACCAACGACAGCAATCCGCTGGCGCGGGTTCAACAGATCGATAAGGTCTATGTCGATGTGCGGCAACCGGCCTCCTCGCTGGAACAACTGCGGGATATGCTGAGTCAGCGCGCCAACGGCAGCGACGGCGTACCGGCGGTGATCCTGCGCGGCGACGGCCAGTCCTACCCAATGCCGGCGCGCATTCTGTTTTCCGGCGTCAATGTGGACGCCGGCACCGGCGACGTGCTGCTGCGCATTCTGGTGGACAACCCGCAGCGGCAACTGCTGCCGGGCATGTTCGTCCGCGCCCGCATCCCGCTCGGTCACCACGACGACGCCCTGCTGGTGCCGCAACAGGCGGTGACGCGCAGCGCCGGCGAAGCCAAAATCTGGGTGGTTGACGCCCGTAACACGGCACATGCCGTTACGGTCGAGCTGGGCGAGCTGGTCAACCGGCAGTATCGCATCCGCGCCGGGCTCAGCGCCGGTCAACAGGTGGTGATCGAAGGCGGCGAAAGACTGAGAGACGGCGCCTGGGTGACGACACAGAACTGGAAAAAGGTGCCGTCCGCCACTGACGTGGTGTCACGCTAA
- a CDS encoding response regulator — MTVHTQSMPMADETHGLVLIAEDEPEIADILRAYLTRSGLRTLHAADGHKALELHLSMKPDLVLLDVQMPQVDGWQVLAGIRHRGDTPVIMLTALDQDIDKLMGLRIGADDYVVKPFNPAEVVARVQAVLRRAGLRAERQPQRFLRTGIFQIDLENHEVVVELNGVGQPMELTLTEFRLIAHMARAPRRVFSREELLVSCLPEGDSLERTVDSHISKLRKKLERLGLSGVPSSVRGVGYRLGDAS, encoded by the coding sequence ATGACCGTTCATACACAATCCATGCCGATGGCTGACGAGACTCATGGATTGGTGCTTATCGCTGAAGATGAGCCAGAAATCGCCGATATTCTCCGGGCTTACCTGACACGCAGCGGCTTACGCACCCTCCACGCCGCGGATGGACACAAGGCGCTGGAACTCCACCTTTCCATGAAGCCGGATCTGGTGCTGCTGGATGTGCAGATGCCGCAGGTCGATGGCTGGCAAGTGCTGGCGGGGATTCGCCACCGCGGCGATACCCCGGTGATTATGCTGACCGCGCTGGATCAGGATATCGACAAGCTGATGGGCTTGCGGATTGGCGCCGATGATTACGTGGTCAAGCCGTTTAACCCCGCCGAAGTGGTGGCGCGGGTGCAGGCGGTGTTGCGCCGCGCCGGTCTGCGCGCCGAGCGTCAGCCGCAGCGCTTCCTGCGTACCGGCATCTTTCAGATCGATCTGGAAAACCACGAGGTGGTCGTGGAGCTTAACGGCGTCGGCCAGCCGATGGAGCTGACGTTGACCGAATTCCGGCTGATCGCCCATATGGCGCGCGCGCCGCGCCGGGTTTTCAGCCGTGAGGAACTGCTGGTTTCCTGCCTGCCGGAGGGGGATTCGCTGGAGCGCACGGTGGACAGCCACATCAGCAAACTGCGCAAGAAACTGGAGCGGTTGGGGCTGAGCGGCGTGCCGTCCAGCGTGCGCGGCGTCGGCTACCGGCTGGGGGACGCGTCATGA